GGTTCATTTGGAGgtttcaaaaacataaaatgacACCAAAACTTTCAGACAAAACATGTCTGAAAATTGGAAAAACCAAGCATTGCTCCAACAAGTGAGTGACCGACCTCCCGATTCACCGATCGACTCGAAGGAGGCTCGGAGACTCGGAGTGCTGGTCTCGAACCCCATCAGGCTTCCGAGCCATCCCGAGTTCGTCGAGTAAAGAAAGCCGCAAGAGGTTCGATATTTTACCTGTTGTTTTTAGCTACAAAATCTTTAGGCTGTATGAGCACAGAGTCTAGGCAGAGCCCTCCTTTGGTGTGAGTGCAATCAATCTGAGTCAATGCGAATTTGAGCTTCATcatgttgctgctgctgctgccacTTTCAATGGTGAAATCTCCCACATGGTAGTTCACCCAGTTCCCAGGACTGCCCAAGAAGCACCGTGACTCGGTGTGCTGATTATCGGATGTCGTCAGCTGAAACCTCACTGGCTTTACGTCCCAGCCATGGACTTGATCCATTAGGCAGATCCGACGACCGAGTCTCTTCGATGGTTTGCCGAGATGAAGCCGGAAGAACACTGCATATCTTCCTTCTGGGAACTGGAACTTCAGCTCTCCCTTCACCTCGAACCACCATGTTTGTTGAAGATAAGCTATCGACTGAAATCTGGATTTAcgaacaagaaacaagaaatatCACATCTAAAACGAAGACAGCCAGCAGATTGAACACACCCGAATCTAatacaagaaaagaaacactCGTTATTGCTCTAATGTTGTTTCCAAACCGAACCGAATCAATGTTAGTTCATACAGATATTATACTGTCTGTTAGGTTGTTTTACAGCGCTATGTGATTGGGTAACTCGTAAAGGTTTTGAAATTACTGTGTGAATCTAAAGGTCGAGGTGACTTCGATCGTTTCCTCACCACAGCTACACTTGAAATCATTGTTCCCAAGCCCAAGTTCGACAGTTCTTCGAAAGtcaaacttcaaacttcaatcgttcgaaaaaaaaaacaggtcATTGTGAAAACacaataaacaaagaaagcaATTCCAATGGCACGAGTGCCTCAAAGAAAGAACGCAAATCACAAATTCagtctctaaactttcaagTTCGTCTCAAGTATCTATGCTTATTCCCCAAATATCGTCATTGCTTCTTCTCCAAGAAAAGAAGTACACGACCCATCGTAAAGGTTTTGAAATTACTGTGTGTGAATCTAAAGGTCGAGGTTACTTCGATCCTTTCCTCACCACAGCTACACTTGAAATCATTGTTCACAAGCCCAAGTTCGACAGTTCTTCGAAAGtcaaacttcaaacttcaatcgttcgaaaaaaaaaaacaggtcATTGTGAAACCacaataaacaaagaaagcaATTCCAATGACACGAGTGCCTCAAAGAAAGAACGCAAATCACAAATTCagtctctaaactttcaagTTCGTCTCAAGTATCTATGCTTATTCCCCAAATATCATCATTGCTTCTTCTCCAAGAAAAGAAGTACACGACCCATCCATAAGAAGTGATCCCATTTTATTCATCGGGTCCGGATATTCTAGTTCACAAGCACAACTTCTTCAAAAGTTGAACTTCGAACTTCAATCGTTCTAAAAAACAAGTCATTGTGAAAACacaataaacaaagaaaccaaTTCCAATGGCACAAGTGCATCAAAGAAAGAACATAAACGACAAATTCagtctctaaactttcaagTTTGTCTCTAAAAGTATCTATGGTTATTCCCCAAATATCGTCATTGCTTCTTCTCCAAGAAAAGAAGTTCACGACCCATCCATAAGAAGTGATCCCATTTTTTTCATCGGGTTCAAATATACTAGATCACATACAGTCAAAATGGGAGCAAGGTGTTACAATTAAACCAGAAACAGAGACTCGACATCGTATGTTCTATTCCACTAGAGACAATATTTTCGAGGTTGGCACGAGCCCAAGAGTTCATAGGCTAAACTTCGTAATCTAACCAAGAACGATTTCGAAGCTCAGTTCCTAACCAAGAATGATTCAAACAACTCTTTTACTctcaaaatcatcaaataaaaGCTAACCAAAATCATCAAATCCCAATGATAAACAGAGTAAATTGATCAACAACAATGCAAAATCAAAGTTCTTAAATCATCTCACCTAGATTCAtcagttgagatatgattccaATATCTCCGATCACCAATTCCAGTAATCGTCAATGCCTTCCAAGAAATCGCCATTGACAAGCCTCCAGTTCTCTTGTCGAGCCAAAACTCCTTCACCaattcaaaaccctaaatcaatCGACAGTTCATAATCCAAAATTCAACGATTctaaatagagaaaaagaacAGAGAGAAGAACCTTCGAGACGCCATTTAAGGGATTTCGTTTACAAAGCCTAGAATAAAcatctttcttcctcaaattcaTCATAGCTTTATCTTTCTCCTCGAACTCCAGGGCTTTGTCGATCAGAAACTGATAATTAGACGGCAACTTCGATTCCCATACGAAATCCGCCGAAGCAGCGTCGCGGAAAAGTCGGTTCACTCCGGCTAATTTGCAAATCTCCGGCGGGTCCATATGCATCAGAACCAGAGCCACGCAATTTTCCGGCATATCTTCGAGTCCAGACATGAATAGCGGACAATTTCTTCCACTGCAATCCGATAAATTAGCACCCATCCGATTAAACCCTGGATTTTGAAAGAAGAATCCACAGCACCTAGAACTTCAATTCGACTTTAGAACTTAAATTTAAACCTGAATCTGAAGATCTTCACCACGAGATTCAAGGGGAGGAACAAAACCAAAC
This portion of the Cucurbita pepo subsp. pepo cultivar mu-cu-16 chromosome LG08, ASM280686v2, whole genome shotgun sequence genome encodes:
- the LOC111800348 gene encoding F-box protein PP2-A13-like — encoded protein: MSLGLVLFLPLNLVVKIFRFSGRNCPLFMSGLEDMPENCVALVLMHMDPPEICKLAGVNRLFRDAASADFVWESKLPSNYQFLIDKALEFEEKDKAMMNLRKKDVYSRLCKRNPLNGVSKEFWLDKRTGGLSMAISWKALTITGIGDRRYWNHISTDESRFQSIAYLQQTWWFEVKGELKFQFPEGRYAVFFRLHLGKPSKRLGRRICLMDQVHGWDVKPVRFQLTTSDNQHTESRCFLGSPGNWVNYHVGDFTIESGSSSSNMMKLKFALTQIDCTHTKGGLCLDSVLIQPKDFVAKNNR